The following proteins are encoded in a genomic region of Notolabrus celidotus isolate fNotCel1 chromosome 19, fNotCel1.pri, whole genome shotgun sequence:
- the lyz gene encoding lysozyme C → MRGLVFLLLVAVASARVFERCEWARILKRNGMDGYKGISLADWVCLSEWESHYNTQATNHNTDGSADYGIFQINSRYWCDNGTPTSNACNIRCSELLTDNVVTAINCAKRVVRDPNGIGAWVAWRNRCQGQDLSGYVRGCGV, encoded by the exons ATGAGAGGTCTGGTGTTCCTGTTGTTGGTGGCCGTAGCCAGTGCGAGGGTCTTCGAGCGCTGCGAGTGGGCCCGGATACTGAAGAGGAACGGGATGGACGGGTACAAAGGCATCAGCCTGGCCGACT ggGTTTGTCTGTCTGAGTGGGAGTCCCACTACAACACCCAGGCCACCAACCACAACACTGACGGATCCGCCGACTACGGCATCTTCCAGATCAACAGCCGCTACTGGTGTGACAATGGCACTCCCACGTCCAACGCCTGCAACATCAGATGCAGCG AGCTCCTGACTGATAACGTCGTCACAGCAATCAACTGTGCCAAACGTGTGGTCAGGGATCCCAACGGCATCGGCGCCTG ggtGGCTTGGAGAAATCGCTGCCAGGGCCAGGACCTGAGCGGCTATGTGAGAGGATGTggtgtttaa